In Bythopirellula goksoeyrii, a single window of DNA contains:
- a CDS encoding RNA polymerase sigma factor RpoD/SigA: MATRNRKSTTAKVKSPSKAAARQNGKPTSPAKNRSFKEEDEQDLQEDDIDDSSDSEEETESDDTSAIDDPVRMYLMQMGEIPMLSRDNEVYSARKIEATRTRFRRSLMGNDFMLHGAVDLLQKVYDGNLRLDRTIEISVTNTAEKKRILKRIGPNLVTIRHLLSQNQKDFRIAVNRRATDQVKHAAWRRLVNRRNKAVRLVEELNIRLQKLLPLWEQLQEISERMSSIKDQLRRPEELLHSVLQREFSEELKYLMKISLETPQTLHRLVRKTSARKNAYDAAKRELSAANLRLVVSIAKRYRNRGMSFLDLIQEGNTGLMRAVDKFEHARGYKFSTYATWWIRQAITRAIADQSRTIRLPVHMIDTMSKIRTVTAEFVQEFGREPNPEEIAERAKISIDDARCVYKMTRHPLSLDQPVGDHEDNYFGEFLEEQRDDDPLYDTNLEALKLKLEEVMTDLSHREREILRLRYGLADGYTYTLEEVGKIFSVTRERVRQIESKAVRKLQSPYRCRSLSGFLDGPEPIPMESTSSHPS; the protein is encoded by the coding sequence GTGGCAACTAGAAACCGCAAGAGTACGACAGCAAAAGTCAAATCCCCCTCAAAAGCAGCGGCCCGGCAGAACGGCAAACCGACAAGTCCAGCCAAGAATCGATCCTTCAAGGAAGAAGACGAGCAAGACCTCCAAGAAGACGATATCGATGATTCCTCCGACTCTGAGGAGGAAACCGAAAGCGACGATACCTCGGCAATCGACGACCCCGTGCGCATGTATCTAATGCAGATGGGCGAAATCCCCATGCTTTCGCGTGACAACGAGGTTTACTCCGCCAGAAAGATTGAAGCAACTCGGACTCGCTTTCGTCGCTCACTGATGGGCAACGACTTCATGCTGCACGGGGCAGTCGATCTCTTGCAAAAAGTTTACGACGGCAACCTGCGTCTCGACCGCACGATTGAAATCTCCGTCACCAACACGGCAGAGAAGAAAAGAATTCTCAAACGGATCGGCCCCAACCTGGTCACGATTCGCCACTTGTTGTCGCAGAACCAAAAAGACTTTCGAATCGCCGTCAATCGACGAGCAACCGATCAGGTAAAACACGCTGCCTGGCGGCGACTGGTCAACCGACGCAACAAAGCCGTTCGCCTGGTTGAGGAACTGAATATCCGCCTGCAAAAGTTGCTCCCCTTGTGGGAACAGCTGCAAGAAATCTCTGAGCGGATGTCGTCGATCAAGGATCAACTCCGTCGACCCGAGGAACTATTGCACTCTGTGCTGCAGCGTGAGTTCAGCGAAGAGCTGAAATACTTGATGAAGATATCACTCGAAACACCACAGACGCTCCATCGATTGGTACGCAAGACCTCCGCCCGTAAGAATGCCTATGATGCTGCCAAGCGGGAACTCTCAGCGGCCAATTTGCGACTGGTCGTCTCGATTGCCAAGCGGTATCGTAATCGCGGCATGAGCTTTTTGGATCTGATTCAGGAAGGCAACACAGGACTGATGCGAGCCGTCGATAAATTCGAACATGCTCGTGGCTACAAGTTCTCCACGTACGCCACTTGGTGGATTCGTCAGGCAATCACGCGGGCCATCGCGGATCAAAGTCGTACGATTCGGCTTCCCGTGCACATGATCGATACGATGAGCAAGATTCGCACGGTGACGGCTGAGTTCGTGCAGGAATTTGGTCGGGAACCCAACCCCGAAGAGATCGCCGAACGGGCCAAGATCTCCATCGACGATGCTCGTTGCGTTTACAAGATGACGCGGCATCCCCTGTCACTCGATCAACCGGTGGGTGACCACGAGGACAACTACTTTGGTGAATTCCTGGAAGAGCAACGCGACGACGATCCGCTATACGACACGAACTTGGAAGCCCTCAAGCTCAAACTCGAAGAGGTGATGACCGACCTGTCGCACCGTGAAAGGGAAATCCTCCGCCTCCGCTATGGCCTGGCCGACGGCTACACCTACACGCTCGAAGAGGTGGGCAAGATTTTCTCGGTCACTCGCGAACGAGTTCGCCAAATCGAGTCCAAAGCGGTCCGCAAACTTCAATCGCCGTATCGTTGCCGCTCCCTCTCAGGCTTTCTCGATGGCCCCGAGCCAATACCGATGGAAAGCACCTCATCGCATCCCTCCTGA